From Acipenser ruthenus chromosome 2, fAciRut3.2 maternal haplotype, whole genome shotgun sequence, a single genomic window includes:
- the LOC117420802 gene encoding haloacid dehalogenase-like hydrolase domain-containing protein 2 codes for MAARRALKAVLVDLSGTLHIEDSAIPGAQEALKRLRSAPVAVKFVTNTTKECKRTLFERLKKLQFDIAEDEIFTSLTAARNLLEHKHLRPVLLVEDSALEDFQGIDTSDPNAVVIGLAPEHFNYQTMNSAFRLILDGAPLIAIHKARYYKRKDGLALGPGPFVTGLEYAADTKATVVGKPEKTFFLEALRDLGCSPEEAVMIGDDARDDVGGAQNAGMLGILVRTGKYRQGDEGKINPLPYLTCDGFPQAVEHIIENLL; via the exons ATGGCAGCTCGGCGTGCATTAAAGGCAGTACTGGTTGATCTCAGTGGAACTCTGCACATTGAAGACTCTGCCATACCTGGAGCACAAGAAGCTCTCAAAAG ACTGCGGAGCGCTCCAGTTGCTGTTAAGTTTGTGACCAATACCACTAAAGAGTGTAAAAGGACACTGTTTGAGAGGCTGAAAAAGCTGCAGTTTGATATCGCCGAAGATGAGATTTTTACGTCCCTGACTGCTGCCAGAAACCTGTTAGAGCATAAGCATCTTAGACCAGTGCTGCTGGTGGAGGACAGCGCCCTGGAGGACTTTCAAG GAATCGACACTAGTGATCCCAATGCCGTGGTGATAGGATTAGCTCCTGAGCACTTCAACTATCAGACAATGAACAGTGCCTTTAG ATTAATTCTTGATGGCGCTCCACTGATTGCAATACACAAAGCCAGGTACTATAAGAGGAAAGATGGTTTAGCGCTGGGACCGGGGCCATTTGTCACTGGTCTGGAATACGCTGCGGACACAAAAGCAACTGTAGTGGGAAAACCAGAGAAAACGTTCTTCCTTGAGGCTCTCCGAGACCTTGGCTGTTCTCCAGAGGAGGCTGTTATGATCGGTGAT GATGCAAGAGATGATGTTGGTGGTGCACAAAATGCTGGCATGCTGGGAATATTAGTGAGAACTG GTAAATACCGACAAGGAGATGAAGGTAAAATAAATCCACTGCCCTATCTGACCTGTGATGGCTTTCCCCAAGCGGTGGAGCATATAATTGAGAACCTTCTTTGA